One Brachyspira pilosicoli P43/6/78 genomic window carries:
- a CDS encoding methyl-accepting chemotaxis protein encodes MNYFFHSVIIELGVSTIAAVIAFVAIIVHFYIFFKLYEETQLIALFLSILCFIFTLSETINIIVSLSIQNVKLSLLMYKIEQIAISLTILPWIRYTKNTLKLNDKLHSFLDKAESVAIFLFMVILVIALIYSQLFVSTTEVTATLNSSAVNSVKVRGAIGPIYIFRDFIFSVYSVIIICMFLYEIFVNKIYKVNIGTLVLISMISLAFFDDFNGISTYSKYSSNYLLLPSFSFSRFSLVYMIFNIFSVYGYIVNFIDAVYKRSDTKYYDLESIKAQDAVIINTAMNTSSKLLELREHFNSLVGTLVDKVKNTNLSVNNLKTDISKIIDNTNEFITIENFQVNDGNTNIEKIEQLIETYPNLQVSSEMQKNMLEEYINILQESVKEVYILQSESVNILKSFEEFQLNIEKERNDIIKILDKTLVFNQLSFQINKILSFMTNMQDKVKTLSINSSIQASKSGEWYHNFNVVSKEVSELVVETGNITQKMQKLLFQIEEIFKNYNYASNSIKAGTMELMRETSSYHNRLTKFNNSMERQNDYNINIIKSTDKMYNSISDMSTIIVNEENDFMNIKTKIEEFNDYISDISQNANNQNIEIKNIMKDMNKLLATSEDFEDITNKLDEETKKLLEYSDNLKKVINEYSKVI; translated from the coding sequence ATGAATTATTTTTTTCATAGCGTAATTATAGAATTGGGTGTATCCACAATAGCAGCTGTTATAGCATTTGTTGCTATAATAGTGCATTTTTATATATTTTTCAAACTATATGAAGAAACTCAGTTGATAGCATTGTTCCTTTCTATATTATGCTTTATTTTTACACTTTCAGAAACAATAAATATAATAGTTTCGTTATCTATACAAAATGTTAAATTATCTCTATTAATGTATAAAATAGAACAAATAGCCATATCATTAACCATACTCCCTTGGATTAGATATACTAAAAATACTTTAAAACTGAATGATAAATTGCATTCTTTTCTAGATAAGGCAGAAAGTGTGGCTATATTTTTATTTATGGTAATATTAGTTATTGCTTTAATTTATTCTCAGTTGTTTGTTTCTACAACAGAGGTTACTGCTACATTAAATAGTTCTGCTGTTAATAGTGTAAAAGTGAGAGGAGCAATAGGACCTATATATATTTTTAGAGATTTTATATTCTCTGTTTATAGTGTAATAATAATATGTATGTTTCTTTATGAAATATTTGTTAATAAAATATATAAAGTTAATATAGGTACATTAGTATTAATATCTATGATATCATTAGCATTTTTTGATGATTTTAATGGAATTTCTACTTATTCAAAATATTCTAGTAATTATTTGTTGCTGCCGTCTTTTTCTTTTTCTAGATTTTCTTTAGTTTATATGATTTTTAATATTTTTTCAGTTTATGGTTATATTGTTAATTTTATTGATGCGGTGTACAAAAGGTCTGATACTAAATATTATGACTTGGAATCAATTAAAGCTCAAGACGCTGTTATTATTAACACAGCAATGAATACTTCATCAAAATTGCTTGAGTTAAGAGAACATTTTAATAGTCTTGTGGGTACTTTGGTAGATAAAGTAAAAAATACAAATTTATCTGTTAATAATTTAAAAACAGATATATCTAAAATAATAGATAATACAAATGAATTTATCACTATAGAAAATTTCCAAGTAAATGACGGTAATACTAATATAGAAAAAATAGAACAGCTAATAGAAACTTATCCTAATTTACAAGTTAGTTCTGAAATGCAAAAAAATATGCTTGAAGAGTATATTAATATATTGCAAGAATCAGTAAAAGAAGTTTATATTTTACAATCTGAAAGTGTTAATATATTAAAAAGTTTTGAAGAGTTTCAATTAAATATAGAAAAAGAAAGAAATGATATAATAAAAATCTTAGATAAAACTTTAGTGTTTAACCAGCTATCTTTTCAGATAAATAAGATATTATCATTTATGACTAATATGCAAGATAAAGTAAAAACACTCTCAATTAATTCAAGCATACAGGCATCTAAATCTGGAGAATGGTATCATAACTTTAATGTAGTATCTAAAGAGGTTTCTGAGTTAGTTGTAGAGACAGGAAATATTACTCAAAAGATGCAAAAACTTTTATTTCAAATAGAAGAAATTTTTAAAAATTATAACTATGCTAGCAATAGTATAAAAGCTGGTACTATGGAATTAATGCGTGAAACTTCTTCTTATCATAATAGATTAACAAAATTCAATAATAGTATGGAAAGGCAAAATGATTATAATATTAATATAATAAAGAGTACAGATAAAATGTATAATTCTATATCTGATATGAGTACTATTATAGTTAATGAAGAAAATGACTTTATGAATATAAAAACAAAAATAGAAGAGTTTAATGATTATATATCAGATATATCACAAAATGCTAACAATCAAAATATTGAAATAAAAAATATTATGAAAGATATGAATAAATTGCTTGCTACTAGTGAAGATTTTGAAGATATAACTAATAAGCTTGATGAAGAAACTAAAAAATTATTGGAATATTCAGATAATCTCAAAAAGGTTATTAATGAATATTCTAAAGTAATATAA
- a CDS encoding valine--tRNA ligase produces MKHTLEGPYTPKNIEDKLYNFWKTSGFFHAVMDKNKEPYSIVIPPPNVTGVLHMGHGLNNTLQDILIRFHRMLGKCTLWMPGTDHAGIATQNVVERRLKAEGKNKHDLGREAFVKKTWEVANEHHSIIVKQLEKIGCSCDWERERFTLDEGLSNAVREVFVELYNQGLIYRGKYLINYCPSCGTALANDEVEHEEVAGALYHVKYQIEGKDEYIEIATTRPETILADVAIAVHPDDERYAHLTEQDVLILPIVGRKLRLVKDTYVDKEFGTGALKITPAHDPNDFAIAQRHNLEIINILNADGTFNENTPANYQGKNVKEARDLIIKELEEIGAFVGKDNIKHQVGHCYRCHNVVEPYYSDQWFVKMKPLAEKAYKAVNDGNTKIYPERWINTYNHWMTDIRDWCISRQLWWGHRIPVWYCDDCGEMMVSKTDVTECSKCKSKNIHQDEDVLDTWFSSWLWPFSTFGWPEVNEELKYFYPTTALVTGYDILFFWVARMIMAGTHFMNDVPFKDVYLNGLIRDKIGRKMSKSLGNGIDPIEIIDEHGADAFRFTLSFITSLGGQDIWLDRELFKMGGKFANKIYNSAKYIFGNIEDNANIKDLDTYTLENKDKWILSRLQKAIESTTQKLKEYRFDEASQTIYKFYWNEFCDWYIEISKFDLKDESKKEKTIAVLLYVLEESMAMIHPFMPFITEEIYSNLPKHNIDSKALMIREYPKSNAKYIFEDIEKDFNLIQDIVSGIRNSRSSFNLPPNKKLDVIIRYTSDYFKNTAESYKDIISALSLTESLNIISSKDSDRNKGSFVKVFEGGEINVNLVGIIDLEAEKKRLEKEAAGYKKDLEAVNKKLSNENFMSKAKQEAIDTENRKKKEFEDKLKGIEEVLASL; encoded by the coding sequence ATGAAACATACTTTAGAAGGGCCATATACCCCTAAGAACATCGAAGACAAATTATATAATTTTTGGAAAACTAGCGGATTTTTCCATGCTGTTATGGATAAAAATAAAGAACCATATTCTATAGTCATACCTCCTCCAAATGTTACAGGCGTACTTCATATGGGACATGGTCTTAATAATACGCTTCAGGATATACTTATAAGATTCCATAGAATGCTTGGAAAATGTACTTTATGGATGCCTGGTACTGACCATGCTGGTATTGCTACTCAAAACGTTGTAGAGAGAAGATTAAAAGCAGAAGGCAAAAACAAACATGATTTGGGAAGAGAGGCTTTTGTTAAAAAAACTTGGGAAGTAGCTAATGAGCATCACTCTATCATAGTAAAACAGTTGGAAAAAATAGGCTGTTCTTGCGATTGGGAGAGAGAGAGATTTACTCTTGACGAAGGCTTAAGCAATGCTGTTAGAGAGGTATTTGTTGAACTTTATAATCAAGGTTTAATATATAGAGGAAAATATCTTATTAACTATTGTCCTAGCTGCGGTACTGCTTTGGCTAATGATGAAGTTGAACACGAAGAAGTTGCTGGTGCTTTATATCATGTTAAATACCAAATAGAAGGAAAAGATGAATATATTGAAATAGCTACTACAAGACCTGAAACTATTTTAGCTGACGTTGCTATTGCTGTTCACCCAGATGATGAAAGATATGCTCATCTTACAGAACAAGATGTTTTAATACTTCCTATAGTAGGCAGAAAATTAAGACTAGTAAAAGATACTTATGTTGATAAAGAGTTTGGTACAGGAGCTTTAAAAATAACTCCAGCACATGACCCTAATGACTTTGCTATAGCTCAAAGACATAATTTAGAAATAATAAATATACTTAATGCAGACGGCACGTTCAATGAAAATACACCTGCTAATTATCAAGGTAAAAATGTAAAAGAAGCAAGAGATTTAATTATAAAAGAACTTGAAGAGATAGGTGCATTCGTTGGAAAAGACAACATCAAACACCAAGTAGGACACTGTTACAGATGTCATAATGTTGTAGAGCCTTATTACAGCGATCAGTGGTTTGTAAAAATGAAGCCTTTAGCAGAAAAAGCATACAAGGCTGTTAATGACGGCAATACAAAAATATACCCTGAAAGATGGATTAACACTTATAATCACTGGATGACTGATATTAGAGATTGGTGTATAAGCAGACAATTATGGTGGGGACATAGGATACCTGTTTGGTACTGTGATGATTGTGGTGAGATGATGGTATCAAAAACTGATGTTACAGAATGCAGTAAATGTAAAAGCAAAAATATTCATCAAGATGAAGATGTACTTGATACTTGGTTTTCTTCTTGGTTATGGCCTTTCTCTACTTTCGGCTGGCCTGAAGTTAATGAAGAGTTAAAATATTTCTACCCTACTACTGCACTTGTTACAGGTTATGATATATTATTCTTCTGGGTTGCTAGAATGATTATGGCAGGAACTCATTTTATGAATGATGTACCTTTCAAAGATGTTTATCTTAACGGACTTATAAGAGATAAAATCGGAAGAAAAATGTCTAAGAGTTTAGGAAATGGTATTGACCCTATAGAAATCATAGACGAACATGGAGCTGATGCATTCAGATTTACTTTATCATTCATAACTTCATTAGGCGGACAGGATATTTGGCTTGACAGAGAACTTTTCAAAATGGGCGGAAAGTTTGCTAATAAAATCTACAACAGTGCTAAATATATTTTTGGTAATATTGAAGACAATGCTAATATAAAAGATTTAGATACTTACACTCTTGAAAATAAAGATAAATGGATATTATCAAGACTTCAGAAAGCTATTGAATCAACTACTCAAAAATTAAAAGAGTATAGATTCGATGAGGCTTCTCAGACAATTTATAAATTCTATTGGAATGAATTCTGTGATTGGTACATAGAAATAAGTAAATTCGATTTGAAAGATGAAAGCAAAAAAGAAAAAACTATTGCTGTATTATTATATGTACTTGAAGAATCAATGGCTATGATTCACCCATTTATGCCATTTATCACAGAAGAAATTTATTCTAATTTACCAAAGCATAATATTGATTCAAAAGCTTTGATGATTAGAGAGTATCCAAAATCTAATGCTAAATATATATTTGAAGATATAGAAAAAGATTTCAACTTGATTCAAGACATTGTTTCAGGAATAAGAAATTCTCGCTCATCATTTAATTTGCCTCCAAACAAAAAACTTGATGTAATAATTCGCTATACTTCAGATTATTTCAAAAATACTGCAGAAAGCTATAAAGATATTATATCAGCACTTTCACTTACAGAATCATTAAATATAATCTCTTCAAAAGATAGTGATAGAAATAAGGGTTCATTTGTTAAAGTATTTGAAGGTGGTGAGATAAATGTTAATCTTGTAGGCATAATAGATTTAGAAGCAGAGAAGAAAAGATTAGAAAAAGAAGCAGCAGGATACAAAAAAGATTTGGAAGCTGTAAACAAAAAACTTTCTAATGAAAACTTTATGAGTAAAGCTAAACAAGAAGCTATTGATACTGAAAACAGAAAGAAAAAAGAGTTTGAAGATAAATTAAAAGGTATAGAGGAAGTTTTGGCTTCTTTATAA